CGAATCGACATGGTTGAAAACCGGTTCGTCGGAATGAAAAGCCGAGGCGTCTATGAGTCTCCTGGTATGACGGTCCTTTACGACGCGTTGATGTACATCGAGCAACTGTCGATGGACCGCGACTTGATGCACCTGCGTGACCGCATGGCACCCGAAGTTGCCGAAATGGTTTACTACGGTTTCTGGTACACGCCTAAGATGGACGCGTTGATGTCGTTTATCAATCAAGCACAAAAGCCAGTGACCGGTGAAGTGACTTTGAAGTTGTACAAAGGCAACATCGCTGTCGATTCACGCACCAGCCCCAATAGCTTGTACGACGAAGAGATCGCGACCATGGAAGGCGGCGGGTCGTACAACCAAGACGACGCGGAAGGCTTCTTGCGAATTCAAGGTTTGCCAAGTCGCGTCCAAGGACGTGTAACGCCACGAGCGTACTAGTTCGCGGTCCGGCGAACGGGAAATATTTGAATCGATCGAATGCGAGGTTCCGGCCTCGCATTTTTTTGTTGGATTTGGGTTGATAGCGGATCCAGTCATTCAACCGTCGCTAGCGCGATAACGGCTCAGTTTGTTTTCCTATGAGCCGCTTTGGCGTTAGCCGCGGTTGTTGCCTGTTTTGTCTGCACCCACTCAACCGTCGCTAGCGCGATAACGGCTCAGTTGGTTTTCCCATGAGCCGCTTTGGCGCTAGCCGCGGTTGTTTCCTGTGTTGTTTGCACCCACTCAACCGTCGCTAGCGCGATAACGGCTCAGTTGGTATTTCCATGAGCCGCTTCGGCGCTAGCCGCGGTTATTTCCTGTTTTGTTTGCACTCACTTAACCGTCGCTAGCGCGATCACGGCTCAGTTTGTTTTCCTATGAGCCGCTTTGGCGTTAGCCGCGGTTGTTGCCTGTGTTGTTTGCACCCACTCAACCGTCGCTAGCGCGATAACGGCTCAGTTTGCATTTCCATGAGCCGCTTTGGCGCTAGCCGCGGTTGTTGCCTGAGTTGTTTCCACTCACTCAACCGTCGCTAGCGCGATAACGGATCAGAGTGATCGGTGCTTCTTAATCCAACGTGTCGTCCGCGAGTGGCTCGTTTCCTCTTGGGGTTACCAAGGCATTGAACGTGGCAGGCGTCAAGCTATTGGGGAGAAAGTGACCGCGACCGTCCGCTGTCACGATGGTGACTCCTTCATCAACAAAGCCTCCCGGTTCAGTTCCTCGTGCTCCGTTGACGATGCCTTGCATCTTTGAAAAGTCATAGTCATACGGTTCTGTCCAGCCACCGATCGAACGATTCGTTGGTGGGGCTCCCGCGACGACCAAGATCGTCTGGCCTGGTTTGTCCGTGATCTGATCCGGGCTCATCGGGCCTCTCGCTGGAAATAGCGTCCCGGTTCCCGTGATTAAGTAGTACCCGGATCGATCGAGAACGGCGCTGTCGTCGGCTGGGTGCAGATAGACATCCGGCATCGTGTAAGCAGCTTCCAGGTTCACCGGATGGTTCCAGGGTTTACTGAGATCGAACATCGCAAAATGGTCTTTCTCGCCAAGGTATGGCAGCAGCAAAACTCGCCAGGAATGCATGGGAACGCCCCCGGCGTTCGTGAGGACCGCCGGTGGGTACGTCCCATAGTCAGCTGCGTAGGCGTTCATCGCTTTGGCGATCGATTCCAGTTTGTTGATCGACGAGCGTTGGATGCGGACCGATGCCAGGCGTGCGACACTGGCGCCGCCGAACTGAATGACCGCGAAGACGAGGCTCGCCAAAAGGACCAGCACGATGCTGGCAGCAACAATTGATCCAAGCGGACGGCGGCCCGGACGCGATGTCGCGGTTTCACCGGTCCCGGCAAAATCAGGGATGTCGATTTTGGCTCCGCAGGCAAAGCATTCGCCCGACTGACCGCTGTATCGATCTTCGACTTGGGTCTTCGCCGAGCAGTGCGGACAAGTAAACAGATAAGGCATATATTGGGTCGTCGTAAGCGATCTATCGATTCAAATGCCGTGAAGGCAGATCTATTTTAAAGGACAAGCTCTTGCGAGTGGTATTGCAGCGTGTGACCGAAGCTTCTGTCAAAGTTGATGGCGAAGTGGTCGGGCAGATTGGCCAAGGGTTTGTTGCATTGGTCGGGATCGGTCAAGGCGACGATGCTCAGGTTGTGAAATGGATGGCGGACAAAACGGTTCAGCTTCGCGTGTTCGAAGACGACTTGGGAAAGATGAATCGTTCGTTGACCGATGTTGGGGGGGCGGTGCTCGCGATCAGTCAGTTCACCCTTTACGGTGACTGCCGCAAAGGACGCCGTCCGGCATTCACTGACGCTGCAGCTCCTGAACTGGCTAACCAGCTCTACCAGCAATATGTTTCGGCGATCCGTGACCAAGCGGTCCAAGTCCAGACCGGAATCTTTGCCGCCGATATGAAGGTTTCGTTGGTCAACGATGGTCCCGTGACAATGATACTTGAACGCGAAGCTGAAGGTTCTTCACGGTAGCCGTTGCAACTATCGATAGTCTTCTTGATCGCGACTGGCGCGAAAGATCGGCGGTCGCCATTGTGGCAGCGACCATTGTGGCTGTTGTTCCGACAAATCGTATTTCGCACGCTCACGCAATCGGCCGGCGATCTGGTTGTCGCTCGCCGCGATGTAGATCAGCGCAAAAAGCATCGCGTAAACGATCACGTTGGCGAACGGATTAATGCCGAAGAATTTCAGTGCCGTGCCAAAGGACTTTTTGGTTCGCAATCGTCCAACGCCGACCTCCACAGCCCAGATCTCGTCTAGGATCAAGTGCACCATGAATCCGACGACGACCGCGACCGCTTTATAGGCCCGTTCGGCATTACTTGGGCAAGGCATCACCAGGTATGCGATTAGCCCGGCGGACGCTGCCGCCGGGATGCTATGCCACATGCCACGGTGAACGGTAAAGCGTTTGAAAAATTCAAACGCAACAAACCGGATGACGACATAAATCAGCATCGCGGCTAAGGCCATCGTTTCGTGTGACATGTTGAAGTCACGGAAACGGTTCAGCATCATCATCGGGACAACTGCCGCAGCAAACATGCTGATTTCACGCAGCGGAATTCCGCCGTCGCTATCCAGGTCCGGAAGCATGCCGCTGACCGCGCACAGTCCGCCCGCCAAGATGCCGTTTTCCAACGTCATCGATTGAGATGTCACACCCCAGTAGCCGTATGCGGCTCCAACGACGGTGCTGGCGGAAATGTGCGTTTTGAAATCAGCCACGCTAGCAAAACTGAATTGGCAAAGTCGGGGCAGGGCAGTGGAGTGACAAAATCGGGCAATGATATTTACCGAGAATTGCCGGCATACCGCCAGACCGAAATTGGCTTTGCCAAGACCTGCGAGCTAGCTCGAGGACTGTTGCTGCTCGGCGTTTTCCTGTGCCGCTGCGCGAGCCTGCTGTAATTCCGCCGCCGTACAGTAACGCACGAAATAACGATTGATCACATCCACCAAATCGGTCTGCCCGCGAAAGTGCCCAATCTTCAGCGTCTCTTTGCCGCCATGCTTGCGTTGAATTGTCAATACGCTGTCTTCAAGTGACATCGAATCGGCATCGGAAAATGGCAATTCCGACTTCCACAAATCATACGTCATACCGTCACAATCGATCGCCAGAGTTCCTTTCTTGCCTTCATAAGTGACCGGCGGAAAATCACGCTCGACAATTTCTCGCTCTTCATCGGTGCTGGGAAGAAACCGATACGGCAGCGATTGCGCATGCATCTTGCGAAAGTTGTCTTCATAGTCCGACCATTGTGTCGCTTCAAACGAAGACGCGTTGGTGATTCCGTGATACCAACTGCCGTCACCGGGCAGCGAAAGGTCCTGTTGCAATTCCGGAGCATCGATACGGTAACCCATCGCCTCCAATCGCTCGGACAACGGCGGGTGAGAATCAAAAGGGTGCGCCGTCTGGAGCGACGCGATATTGTCCTCACCGATAAACGAAGGCGCGAATTGCCCGAAACCGGTTT
The Stieleria sp. JC731 genome window above contains:
- a CDS encoding metal-dependent hydrolase, translated to MADFKTHISASTVVGAAYGYWGVTSQSMTLENGILAGGLCAVSGMLPDLDSDGGIPLREISMFAAAVVPMMMLNRFRDFNMSHETMALAAMLIYVVIRFVAFEFFKRFTVHRGMWHSIPAAASAGLIAYLVMPCPSNAERAYKAVAVVVGFMVHLILDEIWAVEVGVGRLRTKKSFGTALKFFGINPFANVIVYAMLFALIYIAASDNQIAGRLRERAKYDLSEQQPQWSLPQWRPPIFRASRDQEDYR
- a CDS encoding DUF1559 domain-containing protein is translated as MPYLFTCPHCSAKTQVEDRYSGQSGECFACGAKIDIPDFAGTGETATSRPGRRPLGSIVAASIVLVLLASLVFAVIQFGGASVARLASVRIQRSSINKLESIAKAMNAYAADYGTYPPAVLTNAGGVPMHSWRVLLLPYLGEKDHFAMFDLSKPWNHPVNLEAAYTMPDVYLHPADDSAVLDRSGYYLITGTGTLFPARGPMSPDQITDKPGQTILVVAGAPPTNRSIGGWTEPYDYDFSKMQGIVNGARGTEPGGFVDEGVTIVTADGRGHFLPNSLTPATFNALVTPRGNEPLADDTLD
- the dtd gene encoding D-aminoacyl-tRNA deacylase, whose protein sequence is MRVVLQRVTEASVKVDGEVVGQIGQGFVALVGIGQGDDAQVVKWMADKTVQLRVFEDDLGKMNRSLTDVGGAVLAISQFTLYGDCRKGRRPAFTDAAAPELANQLYQQYVSAIRDQAVQVQTGIFAADMKVSLVNDGPVTMILEREAEGSSR